The following are encoded in a window of Pseudalgibacter alginicilyticus genomic DNA:
- a CDS encoding sodium:solute symporter family protein: protein MVIMHSLLVESIGVQNWTYILVGITFSIYIGIAIWTRAGSTKEFYVAGGGVSPLANGMATAADWMSAASFISMAGIISFAGYDGAVYLMGWTGGYVLLALLLAPYLRKFGKFTVPDFIGDRYYSNTARFVGVICALLVSFTYVAGQMRGVGLVFSRFLEVDINTGVIIGMIIVLFYAVLGGMKGITYTQVAQYCVLIFAFMVPAIFISIQMTGNPIPQIGFGDTLNDGSGIYLLDKLDGLSTDLGFDEYTEGSKSLIDVFAITLALMVGTAGLPHVIVRFFTVKRVKDARKSAGIALLLIAVLYTTAPAVSVFARTNLIETVSNKSYATMPEWFKKWETTGLITFDDKNNDGTIQYVADISKNELVVDNDIMVLANPEIANLPDWVIALVAAGALAAALSTAAGLLLVISSSVSHDLIKKMVKKDISENGELIAARLSAVIAVVVAGYFGINPPGFVAATVALAFGLAAASFFPAIILGIFYKRMNKEGAIAGMVVGITAMLLYMVKYRLGWFDDTLPNESEWWFGISPEGFGSVAMILNFLVSVIVMKFTPVPPEDVQEIVENIRIPSGAGKATH, encoded by the coding sequence ATGGTTATAATGCATAGTTTGTTAGTTGAGAGTATAGGTGTTCAAAATTGGACCTATATTTTAGTGGGTATAACGTTTTCAATTTATATTGGAATAGCTATTTGGACTAGAGCAGGATCTACAAAAGAGTTTTATGTTGCAGGAGGTGGTGTATCTCCTTTAGCAAATGGAATGGCAACAGCAGCAGACTGGATGAGTGCCGCATCATTTATTTCTATGGCAGGAATTATTTCCTTTGCTGGCTATGATGGAGCTGTTTATTTAATGGGATGGACTGGTGGTTATGTACTGTTGGCATTGCTTTTAGCACCTTATTTAAGAAAGTTTGGGAAATTTACTGTTCCTGATTTTATTGGAGATCGCTATTATTCCAATACAGCACGTTTTGTTGGAGTAATTTGTGCACTTTTAGTTTCTTTTACTTATGTAGCAGGACAAATGCGAGGAGTAGGCTTAGTATTTTCTCGGTTTCTGGAAGTAGATATAAATACAGGGGTAATTATTGGTATGATAATCGTTTTATTTTATGCCGTTTTAGGTGGAATGAAAGGGATTACATATACACAGGTTGCACAATATTGTGTATTAATCTTTGCTTTTATGGTGCCCGCAATTTTTATATCGATACAAATGACAGGAAATCCAATTCCACAAATAGGTTTTGGAGATACTCTAAATGATGGCTCAGGGATTTATTTACTTGACAAGTTGGATGGTTTAAGTACCGATTTAGGTTTTGATGAATATACCGAAGGTTCAAAATCTTTAATAGATGTTTTTGCTATTACCTTGGCATTGATGGTAGGAACGGCAGGTTTACCTCATGTTATTGTTCGATTTTTTACAGTAAAACGGGTGAAAGATGCTCGAAAATCAGCAGGGATAGCACTACTTTTAATTGCTGTTTTGTACACCACAGCGCCTGCAGTTTCAGTTTTTGCAAGAACAAATCTTATTGAAACTGTATCTAACAAATCATATGCTACAATGCCAGAATGGTTTAAAAAATGGGAAACCACAGGGCTAATAACCTTTGATGATAAAAATAACGACGGGACAATTCAATATGTTGCTGATATATCTAAAAATGAATTAGTTGTGGATAATGATATTATGGTTTTGGCTAATCCAGAAATTGCAAATTTACCCGACTGGGTAATAGCTTTGGTGGCAGCAGGAGCTTTAGCAGCAGCATTATCTACAGCTGCAGGCTTATTGTTGGTTATTTCTTCATCAGTTTCTCATGATTTAATCAAGAAAATGGTTAAAAAAGATATTTCTGAAAATGGCGAATTAATAGCAGCTCGTTTATCTGCAGTAATTGCAGTTGTAGTAGCGGGTTATTTTGGGATTAATCCACCAGGCTTTGTCGCTGCAACTGTGGCATTGGCATTTGGTCTTGCTGCAGCTTCCTTTTTTCCTGCTATTATTTTAGGCATTTTTTATAAACGGATGAATAAAGAGGGGGCTATTGCTGGTATGGTTGTTGGTATTACCGCTATGTTGTTGTACATGGTTAAATATAGACTCGGCTGGTTTGATGATACTTTGCCAAATGAAAGTGAATGGTGGTTTGGAATTTCACCAGAAGGTTTTGGCTCTGTAGCCATGATTTTAAATTTTTTAGTATCTGTTATTGTTATGAAATTTACGCCAGTGCCTCCTGAAGATGTTCAAGAAATTGTTGAGAATATTAGAATCCCAAGTGGCGCAGGAAAGGCTACTCATTAA
- a CDS encoding DUF4212 domain-containing protein codes for MKNNNAKAYWKENIQYLFILLFIWFLVSFGAGILFKDALNDIKFGGFKLGFWFAQQGSIYVFVVLIFVYVRIMNKLDKKYGYNA; via the coding sequence ATGAAAAACAACAATGCAAAAGCGTATTGGAAAGAAAATATTCAATACCTATTTATTCTATTATTTATATGGTTCTTAGTATCCTTTGGAGCTGGAATTTTATTTAAAGATGCACTAAATGATATTAAATTTGGTGGATTTAAATTAGGATTTTGGTTTGCACAGCAAGGTTCTATATATGTATTTGTTGTTTTAATTTTTGTATATGTTCGCATTATGAATAAACTTGATAAAAAGTATGGTTATAATGCATAG
- a CDS encoding heparan-alpha-glucosaminide N-acetyltransferase domain-containing protein, translating to MLSNRLYFIDAVRAFAILMMLQGHFIDTLLAPVYCNSNSSVYNVWAYFRGITAPTFFTISGLVFAYLLLRANAKGDDKPRIKKGLFRGLLLLTIGYSLRINIFSWFQGSINTYFLVVDVLQCIGLSLIILVGFHVLLKNHSYIFSVVLFLLGCLCFVSEPLYRNLTLETVPKFLANYMTKTNGSVFTILPWFGYSAFGAFLSTVFFRHVHKNLFKVITIIIFFTVGYFLINHSSWFLLTLNNLTHIELFKLSANYNYLFSRLGDVLVLFGLFYAFEQFLKQSIITKIGEKTLSIYVVHFIILYGSFTGYGLKKYLNKSLDPTEAIIGAILFMILVCFISFHYAKTNHLVYNLIRKMTGEFKNESNS from the coding sequence TTGCTATCTAATCGATTATATTTTATAGATGCCGTAAGAGCTTTTGCCATTTTAATGATGCTACAAGGTCATTTTATAGACACACTATTAGCACCCGTTTATTGTAATTCTAACAGCAGTGTTTACAACGTTTGGGCTTATTTTAGAGGTATTACTGCTCCTACTTTTTTTACCATTTCTGGTTTAGTTTTTGCTTATTTATTATTGCGAGCCAATGCCAAAGGTGACGATAAACCTCGAATTAAAAAAGGACTTTTTAGAGGATTGCTACTCTTAACCATTGGTTATTCTTTAAGAATTAATATTTTTAGTTGGTTCCAAGGCTCCATCAATACTTATTTTTTAGTAGTAGACGTACTGCAATGTATTGGGCTATCTTTAATCATTTTAGTTGGATTTCATGTTTTATTAAAAAACCATAGTTATATTTTTTCTGTGGTGCTCTTCTTATTGGGATGTTTGTGTTTTGTTTCGGAGCCCCTTTATAGAAACCTTACTTTAGAAACTGTTCCTAAATTTCTTGCTAATTATATGACTAAAACAAACGGGTCTGTTTTTACTATTTTACCATGGTTTGGGTATTCTGCTTTTGGAGCTTTTTTATCTACTGTATTTTTTAGGCATGTACATAAAAACCTATTTAAAGTAATTACTATCATTATTTTTTTTACAGTAGGATATTTTTTGATAAACCATTCTTCTTGGTTTCTATTAACACTTAATAATCTTACTCATATTGAACTATTTAAATTGAGTGCTAATTATAACTATCTTTTTTCAAGATTAGGTGATGTACTTGTTTTGTTTGGTTTATTTTATGCTTTTGAACAATTTTTAAAACAATCAATTATAACTAAAATAGGAGAAAAAACACTTTCGATTTATGTAGTACATTTTATCATACTTTATGGCAGTTTTACAGGCTATGGACTTAAAAAATATTTGAATAAATCTTTAGATCCAACCGAAGCTATTATTGGTGCTATTCTTTTTATGATACTTGTGTGTTTTATTTCTTTCCATTATGCAAAAACCAATCATCTTGTTTATAATTTAATTCGTAAAATGACTGGTGAATTCAAAAACGAAAGCAACTCATAA